In a genomic window of Occallatibacter riparius:
- a CDS encoding FAD-dependent oxidoreductase: MRDNPTLTEEQIDRIREVATLRHVSSGDILYEPSQPDVPLFVVLKGVVTNTRTGEDEAVLAVRQAGQFTGEMSLISGKRSLIKARVAEAGTLLEVTRDKVFALMAKDPELSEVFMEAFVARRLHMIQLGEGNVVLFGTKSSARTLVLREFLNRNAHPFTYVDINAESVPSALMDRLCVRTGEIPVVYCNNRYVLRNPSISELAQCLDLNIDADKSVHDVVVIGAGPAGLAASVYASSEGLRTLVIEKSAPGGQAGSSSRIENYLGFPIGISGQELATRSIAQAQKFGAQIMVAQSVVHIDTSRQPYRVILESGLKVSTRAIVIATGAQYARLPVEDAEMFAGRGIYYNATYMEAQLCESEEVIVVGGGNSAGQAAVYLSRTSSKVHLFVRSDKLSESMSKYLIGRIEAKPNIVIHYQATIVSLIGMAHLESVEWQNSATGRTAVDMIRHVFVMAGASPRTDWLEESLALDCKGFILTGPDLDRGSNSGSWPLTRPPMFLETNVPGVFAVGDIRANSVKRVASAVGEGSMAVHLVHRFLAGIPA, from the coding sequence ATGCGTGATAATCCGACATTAACTGAAGAGCAGATCGATCGCATCAGGGAAGTTGCTACCTTGCGCCACGTATCATCCGGGGATATTCTCTATGAGCCATCACAGCCAGATGTCCCCCTCTTTGTCGTCCTCAAAGGTGTTGTCACCAACACCCGCACCGGTGAAGACGAAGCAGTCCTTGCGGTGCGACAAGCTGGGCAGTTTACCGGCGAAATGTCGCTTATTTCCGGGAAGCGATCGCTTATTAAGGCGCGCGTCGCCGAAGCCGGAACACTTCTTGAGGTGACTCGTGACAAAGTCTTCGCTCTTATGGCAAAAGACCCTGAGCTCAGCGAGGTCTTCATGGAGGCCTTTGTCGCGAGAAGATTGCACATGATTCAACTCGGTGAAGGCAACGTTGTTCTTTTCGGTACGAAATCCTCGGCGCGAACACTTGTTCTTCGCGAATTCCTCAATCGAAATGCCCATCCTTTCACGTACGTCGACATCAACGCCGAGTCTGTTCCGAGCGCGTTGATGGATAGGCTTTGCGTCCGTACCGGTGAAATTCCGGTCGTCTATTGCAACAACCGCTATGTACTTCGAAATCCATCCATCAGCGAGCTTGCCCAATGTCTGGACCTAAACATCGACGCGGACAAGAGTGTACATGATGTCGTAGTGATTGGAGCCGGGCCGGCGGGGTTAGCTGCGTCTGTTTATGCCTCTTCTGAAGGACTGCGTACTCTCGTCATCGAAAAATCTGCACCAGGCGGGCAAGCTGGCTCAAGTTCGCGCATTGAGAATTACCTCGGCTTTCCGATCGGCATCTCCGGGCAGGAGCTCGCTACCCGATCCATCGCACAAGCGCAAAAGTTCGGCGCTCAAATCATGGTTGCGCAATCGGTCGTACACATCGATACAAGTCGGCAACCTTATAGGGTCATATTGGAGTCGGGCCTGAAAGTCAGCACGCGAGCTATCGTGATCGCCACTGGCGCACAATATGCTCGCCTACCGGTGGAAGACGCGGAGATGTTCGCGGGGAGAGGCATCTACTACAACGCAACGTATATGGAGGCCCAGCTCTGCGAGTCTGAGGAGGTCATCGTCGTTGGAGGCGGTAACTCTGCCGGTCAAGCTGCTGTTTATCTGAGCCGAACATCATCCAAGGTTCACCTGTTCGTGCGATCCGACAAGCTTTCGGAGTCGATGTCTAAATATCTGATAGGACGTATTGAAGCGAAGCCGAATATTGTGATTCATTACCAGGCTACAATTGTGAGCTTGATCGGTATGGCGCACCTCGAGAGTGTGGAGTGGCAAAACTCGGCCACCGGAAGAACCGCGGTCGATATGATTCGCCACGTATTCGTGATGGCAGGCGCTTCACCTAGGACCGATTGGCTTGAGGAGTCACTCGCTCTGGACTGTAAGGGATTTATTTTGACAGGCCCAGATCTCGACCGCGGGTCGAATAGTGGCTCTTGGCCACTTACACGTCCGCCGATGTTCCTCGAGACAAATGTGCCCGGTGTCTTCGCGGTAGGTGACATTCGCGCTAATAGCGTTAAACGAGTTGCTTCCGCCGTCGGTGAAGGTTCGATGGCTGTCCATCTCGTTCACCGTTTCCTGGCGGGAATTCCGGCGTGA
- a CDS encoding response regulator transcription factor, translating into MQTIPEGRKTRVLIVDDHPVLRDGILASIRAQSDMEVVGEATCGQEAISLFSQKRPDITLMDLRLPDMSGNDAIVQIRSTFPNARIIVLTTYQGDVQAIKAFKAGAMAYLLKSSLRKDLLNTIRSVLEGRKVIPPEIAAAMASHVADDELSARELQILRHVADGLSNKLIADRLSLSPDTVKSHLANVMAKLNANDRTHAVTIAVKRGYFDLDD; encoded by the coding sequence TTGCAAACGATTCCTGAAGGTCGAAAAACTCGAGTGCTGATTGTCGACGATCACCCGGTATTGAGGGACGGCATACTCGCTTCAATCAGAGCCCAGTCAGACATGGAGGTCGTGGGCGAGGCAACATGCGGACAGGAGGCCATATCGCTTTTCTCGCAAAAACGCCCAGACATCACGCTGATGGATCTGCGTCTCCCGGATATGTCAGGAAACGACGCAATCGTACAGATTCGATCGACGTTTCCGAATGCCCGCATTATTGTCCTCACCACATATCAGGGAGATGTGCAAGCCATCAAGGCCTTCAAGGCGGGAGCGATGGCTTATCTACTCAAGAGTTCCCTGCGAAAGGACCTGCTGAACACGATCAGATCCGTGCTAGAAGGAAGGAAGGTCATACCACCTGAGATAGCTGCGGCAATGGCCTCTCATGTTGCCGACGACGAGCTTTCGGCGCGAGAGCTCCAGATCCTCAGACATGTCGCGGACGGTCTGTCAAACAAGCTCATCGCAGATCGTCTCTCGCTCAGCCCTGATACGGTCAAGTCGCACCTTGCGAATGTGATGGCCAAGCTCAATGCCAATGATCGGACCCATGCGGTGACGATTGCGGTCAAACGTGGTTATTTCGATCTCGACGATTGA
- a CDS encoding sensor histidine kinase, producing the protein MTAVSSSTPITQYVHTAWRLEDGQFDGVPRAIAQTTDGYIWIATEAGVFRFDGVRFVPFNDVLQKAPNPSGDVWSLLGASDGSLWIGGTNHIYRWNGMTLSTFAGRVGRYVAMVEDHSGVIWAIRERVRGEREGGLCRPSGSTIACIGGKSGFFSSYTVAVGPDNSIWAANGQALFRFHSGTFREFPFFSSRLRGTQGLGGVTALAPDSEGGVWIGFDVAGRHLGLEHLQNGHPQPVRSSTFSSTDLKVEALLAEKDGPLWIGSFEGGIDRMLDGDIEHYGPNDGLSGDSGGKFFKDREGDLWVLTDKGIDRFRDASVLTYTSAQRLSLNYSDAALASQDGSIWAVTDTGADILRGQALPRLSDRVHLPGTRGTSILEGLNGDMWLGRDNDLYRIANHSTTRIRAEGGDSLGVVGRMAQDKQGNVWISIWKLQDDDSILYVVRPNEDVAQRVVTGLGMSDATIADFRSGIWILDRSGHIAHVEIGKVELERNEALNQKHPLGLMQGPNGTLYVWCKEGLVLIRGAEGRFIPDPQLASCQVHESIFDLAGALWARGKCGLIRVPKSEVEEWWKHPNTSPQPRLLIGAKDGLGLNWGDFSLTISRSPDGRLWLATRHGLQMVDPAHLYFNSIPPPVVIESLIADHTRVPHLASNDFPAGTRDFEIDYTALSFPNPAKVLFRYKLDGHDKEWQDVGKRRQAFYTNLTPGHYTFHVTACNDSGLWNEQGASFHFDIEPAWYQTLWFQLIAAALTFCMLLIVYIIRARVISERVTLRVSERMSERMRISRELHDTLLQAIQGIILRFSTLMDRVSPDVQEEMERSLNDTESLLVLGRDRIKELRGQFSDEADIALEIQSLSATLFANHRCKVSVETKGTSRPLKAIAYEEIVWIAREAMTNSCKHSNAEALTLRLSFTPSSFRMSIRDNGIGLGPDALRAHNRGHFGLVSMRERAEGIGGRLSVSSESGQGTLVNLSLPGRVAYIARRGWFSDLVSFGHR; encoded by the coding sequence GTGACGGCAGTCAGTTCGAGCACACCGATCACGCAGTATGTTCATACAGCGTGGCGACTAGAGGACGGCCAATTTGACGGAGTTCCGCGAGCAATCGCGCAGACGACAGACGGTTATATATGGATCGCCACCGAAGCTGGAGTGTTCCGCTTCGACGGCGTACGCTTCGTTCCCTTCAACGATGTTTTACAGAAGGCTCCTAATCCGAGCGGAGATGTATGGAGCCTGCTGGGGGCTTCTGATGGCAGCCTCTGGATCGGCGGAACGAATCACATCTACCGCTGGAACGGAATGACGCTCTCCACTTTCGCGGGCCGTGTGGGCAGATACGTAGCGATGGTCGAAGATCACTCTGGAGTTATCTGGGCCATTCGCGAGAGAGTTCGGGGAGAGAGAGAAGGGGGACTCTGTAGACCTTCAGGATCTACCATTGCTTGCATCGGGGGCAAATCCGGATTCTTCAGTAGCTATACCGTAGCAGTCGGTCCAGACAACTCTATATGGGCAGCAAATGGCCAGGCATTGTTCCGGTTTCATTCGGGTACCTTCAGAGAATTTCCCTTTTTCTCTTCCCGCTTACGTGGGACTCAAGGGCTTGGGGGCGTGACGGCACTGGCTCCCGACTCTGAGGGTGGAGTGTGGATCGGCTTCGACGTCGCCGGTCGTCATTTAGGTCTTGAGCATTTACAAAATGGACACCCACAACCCGTTCGCAGCTCGACGTTTTCCAGTACCGACCTGAAAGTAGAGGCACTTCTGGCGGAGAAGGACGGACCTCTATGGATAGGTTCTTTCGAAGGTGGCATTGATCGCATGTTGGATGGGGACATCGAGCACTATGGCCCAAACGATGGTCTATCAGGTGACTCCGGCGGAAAATTCTTCAAGGACAGAGAAGGTGACCTTTGGGTTCTGACTGACAAAGGTATTGACAGGTTTAGAGACGCAAGTGTCCTCACATATACAAGCGCGCAACGTCTCAGCCTCAATTATTCCGATGCTGCTCTCGCGAGCCAGGACGGCAGTATATGGGCTGTCACAGACACTGGAGCGGACATCCTTCGCGGCCAGGCGTTGCCGCGACTTTCAGATCGAGTCCACCTCCCAGGAACAAGGGGAACTTCGATTTTGGAAGGATTGAATGGCGACATGTGGTTGGGAAGAGACAATGATCTGTATCGGATAGCGAATCATTCCACTACCCGTATTCGCGCAGAGGGAGGGGACTCGCTCGGAGTGGTGGGGCGAATGGCGCAGGATAAGCAGGGGAATGTTTGGATATCCATCTGGAAGCTGCAAGACGACGATTCCATCCTCTATGTCGTCCGCCCAAATGAAGATGTGGCGCAACGTGTGGTTACCGGGCTGGGAATGTCAGACGCCACCATCGCGGATTTCAGATCAGGGATCTGGATACTCGATCGGTCGGGTCACATTGCTCATGTCGAGATCGGAAAGGTTGAACTCGAACGGAACGAAGCACTCAATCAAAAGCATCCACTGGGCCTCATGCAGGGGCCAAATGGAACGCTGTACGTCTGGTGCAAAGAAGGTTTGGTTCTTATCCGTGGAGCCGAAGGGCGCTTCATTCCAGACCCCCAATTAGCATCGTGCCAGGTTCACGAATCTATATTCGACTTGGCCGGAGCGCTGTGGGCCCGGGGGAAATGCGGACTCATCCGCGTTCCCAAAAGTGAAGTTGAAGAGTGGTGGAAGCACCCAAACACTTCGCCTCAGCCTCGCCTCCTGATTGGGGCAAAGGACGGATTGGGGCTCAATTGGGGCGACTTCTCACTGACCATATCGCGATCTCCGGATGGCCGGCTGTGGCTTGCAACGAGACACGGATTGCAGATGGTGGATCCCGCTCATCTCTATTTCAATTCGATTCCTCCGCCTGTGGTGATCGAATCGCTGATCGCTGATCATACGCGGGTACCGCACCTCGCTTCGAATGATTTCCCTGCTGGCACACGGGACTTCGAGATCGACTACACTGCGCTGAGTTTTCCCAATCCCGCGAAGGTCTTATTCCGCTACAAGCTCGATGGGCATGACAAAGAGTGGCAAGACGTAGGAAAGCGCCGTCAAGCCTTCTACACGAATCTCACACCAGGTCACTATACGTTCCACGTCACAGCATGCAATGACAGCGGCTTGTGGAACGAACAGGGCGCATCCTTCCACTTCGATATTGAGCCTGCCTGGTATCAGACGCTGTGGTTTCAGCTAATTGCCGCAGCACTGACCTTCTGTATGCTCCTGATCGTCTATATCATTCGAGCTCGAGTAATTTCCGAGAGGGTCACGCTGCGCGTCAGCGAACGCATGTCCGAACGGATGCGCATCTCGCGAGAATTGCACGATACTCTCTTGCAAGCGATACAGGGAATCATCCTGCGTTTCTCGACCCTCATGGATCGAGTGTCACCAGATGTTCAGGAAGAGATGGAGCGTTCACTGAATGATACAGAATCACTTCTCGTTTTGGGCCGAGATCGAATCAAAGAGTTGCGAGGGCAATTCTCAGACGAGGCTGACATCGCACTAGAAATTCAATCGCTGTCGGCAACTTTGTTCGCAAACCACAGGTGCAAGGTGAGCGTCGAAACAAAAGGAACGTCACGACCGCTCAAGGCCATTGCTTATGAAGAAATTGTTTGGATCGCAAGAGAGGCGATGACAAACTCATGCAAGCACTCCAACGCCGAAGCTCTGACTCTTCGACTGTCTTTCACTCCTAGCAGTTTTCGTATGTCGATTCGAGATAACGGCATCGGGCTGGGTCCGGATGCGCTCCGTGCGCACAACCGAGGGCACTTCGGCTTGGTGAGTATGCGTGAAAGGGCCGAAGGAATTGGAGGCCGCTTGAGCGTAAGCAGCGAGTCTGGGCAAGGGACCTTGGTTAACCTCTCCCTGCCAGGTCGGGTCGCCTACATCGCGAGACGCGGATGGTTCAGCGATCTAGTCTCCTTTGGTCACAGATAG
- a CDS encoding NAD-dependent succinate-semialdehyde dehydrogenase — protein MSYDSVNPYTGELLRSFPEHTDEQMEEALSRADACFRSFGAIADRTAVLRRAAGLLIERREELAALITLEMGKLLRDSRDEVNLSAAILNYFADNAALFLAPRALEQFTAGSAWVEFDPIGVLIGIEPWNYPYYQLVRFVGPNFAAGNTILMKHAPGVPQCALAFEKVMQDAGAPDGAYINLFLTNDQISKLIPDPRIQGVALTGSERAGESLASQTGRALKKSTMELGGNDPFIVLEDFDPKVAAQLAVRGRMTNTGQACCGSKRFIVVDQVADEFLAEVVRLMAEYKPGDPMDEATTMGPVSSKLALERLMAQLSVAIEHGARVVLGGDRPAGPGAFLMPTVLTDITPSNPVFHQEFFGPVAMFFRAKDEDDAIAIANDSPFGLGGAVCTSDPERAKRLARKLQSGMVFINFPALTLPELPFGGVKRSGYGRELSGFGIEEFLNKKMVCIPDIEKMEHVVA, from the coding sequence ATGAGCTATGACAGCGTTAATCCGTATACGGGAGAATTACTCAGGAGCTTTCCGGAACACACAGACGAGCAGATGGAAGAGGCTTTGAGTCGTGCCGACGCTTGCTTCAGATCGTTCGGTGCGATCGCTGATCGCACTGCAGTTCTCAGGAGGGCCGCTGGGCTGCTGATCGAACGGAGGGAAGAACTGGCGGCTCTTATCACTCTTGAGATGGGAAAGCTTCTAAGGGATAGCCGCGACGAGGTGAACCTCAGCGCAGCTATTCTGAATTACTTCGCGGACAATGCAGCCTTGTTTCTCGCTCCACGAGCGCTTGAGCAGTTCACCGCCGGCAGCGCCTGGGTTGAATTTGACCCGATCGGCGTGTTGATTGGTATTGAGCCGTGGAACTACCCGTATTATCAGCTCGTCCGCTTCGTCGGGCCCAACTTTGCTGCTGGCAACACCATTCTCATGAAGCATGCTCCTGGCGTTCCACAGTGCGCCCTGGCCTTCGAAAAGGTGATGCAGGATGCCGGCGCACCGGATGGCGCGTATATTAATCTCTTCCTCACCAATGACCAAATCAGCAAACTCATTCCGGATCCGCGCATCCAGGGTGTCGCCTTAACTGGCTCAGAACGTGCCGGTGAGTCTCTAGCTTCACAAACCGGCAGGGCATTGAAAAAATCCACAATGGAACTGGGCGGCAACGACCCTTTTATCGTTCTTGAAGATTTCGACCCTAAGGTGGCGGCTCAGTTGGCCGTGCGGGGTCGCATGACCAACACCGGTCAGGCCTGCTGCGGCTCGAAACGATTTATTGTCGTCGATCAGGTGGCGGACGAATTCCTGGCTGAGGTCGTTCGTCTTATGGCTGAGTACAAGCCCGGAGATCCCATGGACGAAGCCACAACGATGGGTCCGGTCTCATCAAAGCTCGCACTCGAACGGTTGATGGCTCAACTCAGCGTTGCCATCGAGCACGGCGCTAGAGTGGTATTGGGCGGCGATCGTCCTGCCGGGCCCGGGGCGTTCCTGATGCCGACGGTCCTTACCGACATTACGCCATCCAATCCGGTCTTCCATCAGGAGTTCTTCGGGCCTGTCGCCATGTTTTTTCGCGCGAAGGACGAAGACGATGCAATTGCGATCGCCAACGATTCCCCATTCGGTCTCGGCGGGGCTGTCTGCACGTCGGATCCGGAACGAGCTAAGCGACTCGCGCGCAAATTGCAGTCCGGTATGGTCTTCATTAATTTCCCTGCGCTAACCTTGCCTGAACTTCCATTCGGCGGCGTGAAGAGGTCTGGGTACGGGCGCGAACTTTCGGGATTCGGCATTGAGGAATTTCTGAACAAGAAGATGGTGTGCATACCCGATATCGAGAAGATGGAGCACGTGGTTGCATAA
- a CDS encoding sigma-54 interaction domain-containing protein yields MSSASRSSAIIAEQECSPKKVIGVAPEHTLEFRMDEPMIRTWQLWQRQAAAGCHSKKRVQENEMNIASQMSESETAGLFHAPIPLVSTWSHGEANICSQPKKTVSTTVERKQWYRTGADVEHGNRAERGLQQGEKDLLAITDAIANPIVVMAPDGTVLYVNQAILDQTGLPSTEVSNEGFFSRACHPDDVDRVLHQRSFGLQNGDSFEFEMRSLKHGEYRWHLAQYRPLRDETGQILRWYCTATDIDDQKKNEERLRNHNAELAQERVYFREQIRSEMGYEQIIGNSPALQHVLELVETVAPSDSTVLLLGETGTGKEMIARAVHERSRRKAKAFVKLNCAAIPTGLLESELFGHEKGAFTGAIIQKVGRMELADQGTLFLDEVGDIPVDIQPKLLRAIQEKEFERLGSTHTRKVNLRLVAATNRHLEKMVADREFRSDLFYRLNVFPIRIPPLRDRKEDIPLLVSYFVQKFSRQMQKRIDAIPVATMKALTAWDWPGNIRELENFIERAVILTRGESLAAPLSELRSLAIDEPVRETAPKGQDDIARIVKETIASLEKKSPANDRIRKQYDEIAGMLTECKGRVGGSNGAAVRMGLSRTTLISRMKKLGINAFEYA; encoded by the coding sequence ATGAGTAGTGCTTCTCGAAGCTCAGCCATCATTGCAGAACAGGAATGTTCACCCAAAAAGGTGATCGGAGTCGCACCTGAACATACGTTGGAATTCCGGATGGATGAACCGATGATTCGAACATGGCAACTGTGGCAGCGGCAGGCCGCCGCAGGATGCCATTCCAAGAAAAGAGTACAGGAGAATGAAATGAACATCGCATCCCAGATGTCGGAATCGGAAACCGCGGGCCTATTTCATGCTCCTATCCCCCTTGTCTCCACTTGGAGCCATGGCGAGGCGAATATCTGCTCGCAGCCGAAGAAGACTGTTTCAACGACTGTAGAGAGGAAGCAGTGGTACCGGACAGGCGCCGACGTCGAACACGGTAATCGAGCCGAGCGGGGGTTGCAACAAGGTGAGAAGGATCTTCTCGCGATCACCGATGCTATCGCGAACCCGATCGTAGTCATGGCACCAGACGGTACAGTGCTTTATGTGAATCAAGCGATCTTGGACCAGACGGGACTCCCGTCTACCGAGGTGAGCAATGAAGGCTTCTTTTCGCGCGCCTGTCATCCTGATGACGTAGATCGAGTGCTTCATCAACGCAGCTTTGGGTTGCAGAACGGTGACTCGTTCGAATTCGAAATGCGTTCACTCAAGCATGGGGAGTATCGCTGGCATCTTGCGCAGTACAGACCGCTGCGAGACGAGACCGGGCAGATTCTACGCTGGTACTGCACCGCAACCGACATCGACGATCAGAAAAAGAATGAAGAGCGGTTGCGGAATCACAACGCTGAACTCGCCCAGGAGAGGGTCTACTTCAGAGAACAGATCCGCAGCGAGATGGGCTACGAGCAGATCATTGGGAACAGCCCGGCGCTTCAGCACGTCCTCGAATTGGTTGAAACCGTGGCTCCCAGCGATTCCACTGTTCTGTTGCTTGGTGAAACCGGCACAGGCAAGGAAATGATTGCCCGAGCGGTGCACGAACGCAGCCGGCGAAAAGCCAAGGCCTTTGTAAAGCTGAATTGCGCGGCCATTCCCACAGGCCTGCTCGAGAGTGAGTTATTCGGGCATGAAAAGGGCGCGTTCACCGGCGCAATCATCCAAAAGGTCGGACGAATGGAACTGGCCGATCAGGGCACGCTATTCCTGGATGAAGTAGGTGACATCCCCGTTGACATCCAGCCAAAACTCTTGCGCGCCATTCAGGAAAAGGAGTTTGAGCGGCTTGGCAGCACGCATACGCGAAAAGTCAATCTGCGGCTTGTGGCGGCAACGAATCGACACTTGGAAAAGATGGTCGCCGATCGGGAGTTCCGTAGCGACCTTTTCTACCGGTTGAACGTCTTTCCCATTCGCATTCCGCCCCTCCGCGACCGCAAGGAGGATATTCCGCTGCTGGTCAGCTATTTCGTGCAGAAGTTCTCCAGGCAAATGCAGAAGCGCATCGATGCCATTCCGGTGGCGACGATGAAGGCGCTGACTGCCTGGGATTGGCCAGGCAATATTCGCGAACTTGAAAACTTCATCGAACGGGCAGTGATCCTAACGCGCGGCGAATCTTTGGCGGCCCCGCTCTCGGAACTGCGCAGCCTTGCCATCGACGAACCGGTACGGGAAACCGCTCCAAAAGGGCAGGACGACATTGCGCGCATCGTCAAGGAGACGATTGCATCGCTGGAGAAAAAGAGCCCGGCAAACGATCGCATACGGAAGCAGTATGACGAGATCGCCGGTATGTTGACGGAATGTAAAGGACGTGTCGGAGGATCCAATGGCGCCGCCGTCCGCATGGGTCTCAGCCGCACGACCTTGATCTCCCGGATGAAAAAGCTCGGCATCAATGCTTTCGAGTATGCTTGA
- a CDS encoding universal stress protein, translating into MLEVSKAFRKIVAAYDGSPAALDALNAGIEICRLLGTPLETITVIEPPPAYYGFVATAAPYVAQDIEADRKRQHKELVDSAVALGQRQSVEITGHLIQAEEVDGVISFLRANRTDLLIIGLRHHSSHIAGLWSTVFSLEQKAPCSVLAVKSRQEQGELHGER; encoded by the coding sequence ATGCTCGAGGTATCAAAAGCATTCCGAAAAATTGTCGCGGCGTACGACGGATCTCCTGCCGCACTTGACGCCCTGAACGCAGGTATCGAGATCTGCAGGCTGCTGGGCACGCCTCTCGAGACCATCACTGTTATCGAGCCACCACCCGCATATTATGGATTCGTTGCCACAGCCGCTCCCTATGTGGCGCAAGACATTGAAGCAGATCGAAAGCGCCAGCACAAGGAACTCGTAGATTCCGCCGTAGCCTTGGGGCAGCGCCAATCCGTCGAGATAACCGGACATCTGATCCAAGCCGAAGAAGTCGATGGTGTGATTTCTTTCCTTCGCGCGAACCGGACCGACCTTCTCATTATCGGTCTCAGACATCACAGCTCGCACATTGCCGGACTTTGGAGCACGGTATTCAGTTTGGAACAGAAGGCGCCCTGTAGCGTTTTGGCGGTGAAGTCTAGGCAAGAGCAGGGGGAACTTCACGGTGAGCGATAG
- a CDS encoding TolC family protein: MNVRLLLILSVLLIGQESVLAQTADSTAHQAMNLERAVDLALAHNHTVRIASLKVEETEHAREVARSAYLPTIKNDSVFAHLTDTQFISIPTGAFGKVGGVAIPSRTFVINQGEKTFETSGTGLVQPLTQIFKIKAANDAARADVDAGKAEARSVKDQVELKVRQLYYQILIVQSQHHAIEARIRAFEDLQSERIQQVKYGSTLEADLIDSRAQSLQAKQELLTSDLQLSDLRMRFNDVVGLPIETEVELDREVPAPVPSSSRQECIRLALDSNPEIAQANAVVEKASAGVREARREYIPDIEAFSRYSYQNNVPFLAHNFGTFGVHLSYDLYDGGKKRAVLRERESQVGQAKENLARITDEIRVKVLTAYNKLERTEQMIVVSKELLAARKEARRVAEQGLERGTSLRSQAEAAIAQESGAQTLLLQAQLEYSQAQDELSEAIGETKE, translated from the coding sequence ATGAACGTTCGACTACTACTGATATTGAGTGTCCTGCTCATAGGACAAGAAAGTGTGCTGGCACAGACTGCAGATTCAACGGCTCATCAAGCAATGAATCTGGAGCGGGCTGTGGACTTAGCCTTGGCGCACAACCACACCGTCCGCATCGCGTCCCTGAAGGTGGAGGAAACCGAACACGCCAGGGAAGTAGCCAGGAGCGCCTACCTTCCCACGATCAAAAACGACAGTGTTTTTGCCCACCTAACGGATACCCAATTCATCTCTATACCAACAGGTGCGTTTGGCAAGGTGGGAGGCGTTGCGATACCTTCTCGCACATTTGTCATTAACCAGGGAGAGAAAACCTTCGAGACGAGCGGCACAGGCCTGGTTCAGCCACTCACTCAGATTTTCAAAATCAAAGCGGCAAATGACGCTGCACGTGCCGATGTAGACGCCGGCAAGGCGGAAGCTCGGTCTGTGAAGGACCAAGTTGAGCTTAAGGTGCGACAGCTCTATTACCAGATCCTGATCGTCCAGTCGCAGCATCACGCGATCGAAGCGAGGATTCGCGCGTTTGAGGATCTTCAGAGCGAACGCATCCAGCAAGTGAAATACGGAAGTACACTGGAAGCCGACCTTATAGACAGCCGTGCGCAATCGCTCCAGGCGAAACAGGAATTGTTGACGTCAGACCTGCAGCTATCAGACTTGCGCATGCGATTTAATGACGTGGTCGGTCTTCCAATCGAGACCGAGGTTGAACTCGACCGCGAGGTTCCCGCTCCCGTTCCAAGCTCTTCACGTCAAGAGTGCATACGGCTCGCGCTCGATTCGAATCCCGAGATTGCGCAAGCAAACGCGGTGGTCGAAAAGGCGTCCGCGGGAGTCCGAGAAGCCAGACGGGAATACATACCGGACATTGAAGCTTTTTCCCGCTATAGCTACCAGAACAACGTCCCATTTCTCGCCCACAACTTTGGAACATTCGGGGTTCATCTCAGCTATGACCTCTACGATGGTGGCAAGAAGCGGGCTGTGCTCCGGGAACGCGAGTCCCAAGTTGGTCAGGCCAAAGAGAATCTGGCGCGAATCACCGATGAAATTCGAGTAAAGGTACTGACTGCCTATAACAAGCTCGAGCGGACAGAACAAATGATTGTCGTATCAAAGGAACTGCTTGCCGCCCGCAAGGAGGCACGTCGCGTGGCCGAGCAAGGTCTGGAAAGGGGTACAAGTCTGCGGTCGCAAGCAGAAGCAGCAATCGCGCAGGAGTCGGGCGCTCAGACACTGCTCCTGCAAGCGCAACTCGAGTACTCGCAGGCACAGGATGAGTTGAGCGAGGCAATCGGTGAGACCAAAGAGTGA